TTCATTATAACATTGTAATAATATTTTAGTCAAAAAAACTTAAGAATATATTTTTAAATTTTTTCAAACAATTAAACATTATTTTTGTATTGAGTTAATTCCTCAGGAATTTTATTTTCCAGTCTCAAAAAAATTTTATGATTAAACTTCGATCTATGTCCATCTTTAGTTGAATGGAGTATTACAGTGGATATTTCATCAACGTGAAGATCTCCTAAATTAAAATAAGAGGTATTACCATAACCTAGATGCGGAAATTTAGCACAAATAAATAATTTATATCCATTTTTTATTAAAGTTATTTTTTCTTCAGCTTTTTCCTTACTAGAGGATTCTTGAGTCATATATACAATTCTTTTTTTGTTATCAATATAGTTATTATGAAAGGTATCTTTTTTACTGATGTTAATAATACAATAAAATCTTTTTTGAATGTGATCTATTCTTTCTCCAACAGCATTCATATAACAATCATTTGCATTTTTATTGAAAAGGAATTCTCCTTTATTAACTAACTCAAAGGGTTTCATTTTATAAGACTTCCTTTTTGATAGCTCACAGAATAAATCAATATGTTCTAGAAAAAGGCTATAGGCATTTTTTCTTTTTAATTCAATTATTATTTCATTTATTAAAGATAATCCTTTTTCATATTTAAAAATATCTATAAAATTATTTCCCTTTTTAAAGTAATCACTGTTAATAGCAGTTTTTTTCCCGTTTATTTTTTTAGGAATTAAAGTTTCTATAAGGGTTCTATTAAAAGTAATATTTCCTTTTAATAGAGAGATGTATTCTTTTAACGTTTCTTGATCGTATCCTCTAAAGGTAAATTGAGTAATTAGTCCAAAAAATTTATCTAAAAATTTATCATCTTTTGAGATATTATATTTTTTAATATAATATTCCATAAAAGGGTCATAAAAATTTTTACACAGCAATTGTAAAAGATTAAGCTCTTTAAAATTAGGATCCTTATATAGATCAGAAAGTGAAGGAATAATTTTAAATCTGTATAGTTCATTTTTAAATTTTTCTTTTAATTTTGTTTCCACTTTAAAGTTATTGGATATTGACTTAATAATATTTTCAATAGCTTTTTCTTCTATAATAACATTTATAAATTGAGAAACTGATTGAAAACCTTCATTAGCTTCTTTAAACAATACTCTTTTGTCAGCTGTTGAATTTCCAGTTAAAACTTCAGCAATGGAATAATTATTATTGGAATTTCCAATAATATCAAAGACAGTAACATATTTATGTGGATCTTCTGTTTTTCTAAGCCCTCTTCCTAATTGTTGTAAATATATAATAGATGAAGTGGTGTTTCTAATCATAAAAATAACATTTATTTCAGGAAGATCAATCCCTTCATTAAATTGATTAACCACACATAAAAGTTTTAAAGGATTAGTATCATCTTTTAAATTTTTTATATAAATTTCTGTTTCTTCTCTTGAAGAATGTTCGCTGGTAATAGCTTTAGATTTTATTTCTAAATTATTGAAAGTATTAGCTATTTCTTTAGCTTCTGAAATATTAGAACAAAAAACAATTCCCTTTAATTTCTTACCAAAATATCCTTTTTCAATTAATTGCTTTTTCATAAATTTTCCTAATTCAGAATAATTAAATTTTTCATTAGTTTCCAATAGCTTGTTTTCAAGGTTTAGTCCATAATAAGTAAAAGGGCAAACCAATTGGTGATTCATAGCATCGAGCAATCTAATTTCATATGGAACTGTATATTCAAAAATTTCAAATAAAAATTTAGGATCTTTTGTTCTTTCTGGAGTTGCTGTAATTCCAAGGGTAAATTTAGGATTAAAATATTTTATAAGTGAATGATAGTGAGTATCTTCTCCAATTTTATGAGCTTCATCATAAATAATATAATCAAAGTATTCTTTGGAATATTTTTTATAAAGATGATTATAAGCTGTTTTATCAGTGGTAAAAATAATATGACTATCTTTAATTTTTTCTATGTTCAAAGAATTTAATTCAAGCAAATTCTTATTTGGAAAAACTTTTTTATAGGTTTCATAGGCACTTGAAAGGATTAGACGATTATGAACTAAAAATAATACTTTTTTTGCCTTTGTTTGTTTTACATCAAATGCAGAAAGATAAGTTTTACCAGTACCAGTGGCAGCGATAATAAGGCCTTTATTTGAATATTCTCGATAGCTTTCTAGTTTTGAAAGAGCTTTTTCTTGCATATAATTAGGAGTAATTTTATGTAAGGAAAAAACTTCAGATATTTTTTTATCTAGACTTTTTTTTTCATAAAACATTTTAGAATATTTCTCTATGAAAGTTTTAGTAATAAACTGTGAACATCTATCATTCCAAAGATCATTAAAAATTTTGTGATATTCCTCAACAAGTGCTCCATTATTACTAGTGTTTATTTCCACTACCATTTCATGAGCTAATCCAAAAGCTCTAGCAGAAATATTAGAACTTCCTATAATAATTTTACTTTCATTGGGTTTTTCACCAAAATAAGCCTTTAAATGAAAACCCTTATTATTTAAAGTTGGAGAATAAATTTTAGCTTGAAGAGGTAATTCCAAGAGCTTTTTTAAGGATCTAGGATCACTGACCATTCCTTCTGTTGTAACTAATATTCTACTTTTACTATCTAATTTTTCTAAATCTTTATAAATAAGTGAAAGTCCTGACCATACTACATAGCTTACTGCTATATCAACTCTTTTTGAAGATTTAAGAAGTTCTATAACTTTGTCTTTTATATTTTTAGTATTTGAATTAATTACTAAACATGGATTATAGGTAAATGATTCTATTGATTTATTAAAAAGTGATTTGTTCACAGCATTTCTATTAATTAATTCTTCAACAATTGGAATATCAGCTTCAGCCCAGTCTAAGAAAGGAAGTTCTTCTAAATTTAGCCACTTTGAATCTAAATGTTCAAGTAATTCTATTTTTTGAAAATCAATTTCACATAAATATGAATGCATAATAATTGTAAAGGTTTCATATTCATGTTCTACAGTTTTAAAAAATTCTCCAATTTTTATATTTAAGTTTAATTCTTCAAAAAGTTCTCTAGCTAAGGCTTCTTTTTGTCCTTCTCCACTTTCTATTTTTCCACCTGGAAATTCCCATTTCTTTCCCAAAGGACCTGAATTTTTTCTTTGAGCACAAAAGTATTTATCTTTATATTTTAATATTGCTGCAACAACTTCTATTTTCTCCATAGCATTCTCCTAATTTAGTAGTATTTATTTGAATTTATATAATGGTATTATACAACATTTTATAAAGGGATTATATAGTGAATTTCTTATTTATAACTAGTGATAAAATAAATTTCTTGACAAATAAGCCGACTGGTCATATAATTAGTCATGGATAAAAAAAATATGAAAAAAAATATGATAATTGAAAAATCTATTGGGTTAATGTACCTCAATGGATATAACGGAACAAGTGTAAAAGACATTACAGATGCAGCTGGAATTCCAAAGGGATCTTTTTATAATTATTTTGTAGGAAAAGAACAATATGCCATAGATGCTATTGATTTTTATGAAGAAAATATTAATTATTTAGTTGAAAATTTAGAAAATAATAATTTGAAACCTTTGGACAGGATAAAAAATTTTTACAAAGAAAAAATAAAAATATTAGAAGAAAGAGGAGTTGAATACGGTTGCTTTGTTGGAAATTTATCTGAGGAAGTTGGAAATAATAATGAGAATATATCAAAACGTGCAGATGAATTTCACAAAAAAATAGAAAGTGTCATTGTAAAAAATTTAATAATAGCTGAGAAAGAAAATATGTTAAAAAAGAATGTATCTGCTAAAATATTAGGTGATTTTATACTAATTAGCTGGCAAGGAGCTTTACTTAGAGCAAAAGTTGCAAAGAATATTTTACCAGTTGAAGAATTCTATGAAGTACTAACTAAAGAGCTATTAATCTAATAGCTAACCATTTAAATGGAGGGGAAAATGATTTTAGGAATATCAGGTAGTCCAAGAAAAGATGGGGTAACTGCTAATGCAGTGAAAAAGATTTTAGAAGAAAGTGGTATGGAAAGTGAATATATATCTCTTTCTGGGAAAAAAATCAATGGGTGCATAAGTTGTTTAGGATGTGTTGAAAATAATAAATGTATTGTAAATGATGATTTTATAGAAATAGCAGAAGCTATGGAAAGAGCAGATATAATAGTTATGGGTATGCCAAATTATTATAATATTATGAATGGATTGTCCCATGCAGTATTAGAAAGATGTTATTGCTTTAGACATAGAGAAAAATTTATATTACAAGATAAAGGTTTTGTACTGTTTAGTGTTGAATATAATAATACTGTAAATAGTAATGTTTTAAGTGCAGCTAAAGTTTTTGTTGAAAGTAATAAGTGTAATATAATTGATGAATTTACATTAGACGCAGTTTCTCAATGTTATACATGTAAAGAAGGTCATAATTGCAAGGTAGGAAAAGTTGTGAGAGAGCACGGAGTTGTGGATAAAATAACAGATGAAATTAGACCAAAAGAATTTTGCAATAATAGAATTTCTATTTCTAGAACAGATGAAGCTATAAAAAAAATAAAAGAATATACTAAAAAATCAAAAAATTTGAAAGGATAAAATTATGATAAAAGCTGTATTTTTTGACTTAAATGAAACATTACTTAATATGGATTTATTAGGTAAAAAATTTAATAAATATTTTGATAATGAATATGCTATGAAATATTGGTTTAGAAAATTATTACATTCTTCTGTAGTTGTGGGAAGTTTAAATAAATACACAAGTTTTTCAGAATTAGCTAGAGTAGAGCTTGAAAATCTATTTTATGAAAATAGTAAAGAAATAAATGAAAATATAAAAAATGATATTTTAGGAACATTCACTGATCTTAGAGTTTATGAAGACGTAATTGCTTCTTTGAATGTTTTAAAGGAAAATAAAATTAAGATTATAATTATTTCAAATTCATCTAAAGAGATGATGAATTTACAATTGAAAAATTCAGGGATAATTTCATTAATTGATAATTATTACTCTGTTGATATGGTTAAAAAATATAAACCATTTAATTTGATATATAAAGATGTTATTAATAAAGAACAATTACTACTATCAGAAGTATTTATGATTGCATGTCATGATTGGGATTTATTTGGAGCGAAAGAAATTGGTTTGAAAACAGCTTATATTAAGAGAAAAAAAGAAATATTTAATCCTTACTATCCAAAGGCTGATTTAGAAGATAAAGATCTTTATTCATTAGTAAAAAAAATAATTAAATATTAACAAATGAAATATATATTAAAAGGAAATACACCTTGAGTATTAGATAAAATTCTGATACTCAAGGTGTATTCTGTTTTTTAAAATGTTAATATATATTTTTTTTGTGGTCTTCCTCTTGGAATTTTTTTAATAATATGTTGAGCAAGATTATTACTTTCTAATTTTAAAAGTATTCTTGCAGCTGTTCTTTCAGTTGTGCTTAAATAATTGGCTAATTCTTTTATTGACATGGCTTTATTTGCTTTAAAAACTTCAATTAAACCAAGAGCCCTTTTACCTGTAATATTAATTTCTTTTAACTTGTCAAAAATTAACAGGTTATCCTCTTCATCTGCAATAAGAGTTTTTAAAGTTGTAATCTTATTTTCTTCCATTAAACAAAGAACAGTTCCATCAGATTCTACATTTTTTTGATAGGATTTTTCAGCATAAATTCTTGCTAAATTTATGCTAGCTCCTCCACCAAAACCAATGTTAACATTAAAAGAAGCTAACTTCTTTAAAAGTTTTTCTATGTGGTAACTATAAAAATCTTTTTTTAAAGTGAGTATTTCAAATTCTTTTTTCTTAGGTTCACTAATAATTCCATTGAAATTATTAGCTAGTATTTTTCTAACCTCTGTAATATTTTTTTTAACTAAGAGCTTAATTAATATTATTTCTTTCTTTACTGAATTTTTTGCCTTTAAATCAATTATAGCTGAATCTACAACTTTTCTAATGGTATTTTTAGAAGGAAATAAAAATATATAAGGCATATCTATTTTTTCTAAAAATTTAAGCATATTACTTATTCTAGTTATAACTAAATTTACTTTTTTTCCATTTTTAAATTTAATGTAATTTTGTTTAAGAGTATTATACAGCTCCACGCTACTATAGTCCAATGGACAAAAGATAGGTTCATCTTTATCTTTGAAAGTATCTTCTAACCAATATTCTTTTTCAGAAGAAGATATAAAGTCAATATATACTTTTGAAAAATCAATTGTAGAATTGTTTCTTAAAACATCAAACAAACATTTGTACAGTTCATATTTGTCTATTTCTATATAATATACAGGAGTTATTACTTTAGCATTGGTAGTTATAATTTCATATCCTATGGGGCCACTTGTTATAACAGCATCATATTTGTGAGCAACCTCTATATAAATATCCTTTAATTGTAGCAAGTCATCATAAATTAGATATTCTATTTTTTCTTCAACCCCAATTAAAGCCTCTTTTACATAATTTTTTGAGTTTTCAGGAGTTAATATGAGTAACTTTAGCATTCTATACCTCCTAGGTATTTTTTAAAAAATATAGTTTTATTAAATTATATACTAAAAAATGAAAATAGTCCACTATGTTAGCTTAAATTACTAGTATAAATTTAAAAAATTGAGAAATAAAAAATAAAAGTGTTGACAAACAAGGGCCGGTACTATATAATCGTAGAAACATATTTAGCATGTCTTAA
The sequence above is drawn from the Fusobacterium sp. IOR10 genome and encodes:
- a CDS encoding flavodoxin family protein — translated: MILGISGSPRKDGVTANAVKKILEESGMESEYISLSGKKINGCISCLGCVENNKCIVNDDFIEIAEAMERADIIVMGMPNYYNIMNGLSHAVLERCYCFRHREKFILQDKGFVLFSVEYNNTVNSNVLSAAKVFVESNKCNIIDEFTLDAVSQCYTCKEGHNCKVGKVVREHGVVDKITDEIRPKEFCNNRISISRTDEAIKKIKEYTKKSKNLKG
- a CDS encoding TetR/AcrR family transcriptional regulator — its product is MKKNMIIEKSIGLMYLNGYNGTSVKDITDAAGIPKGSFYNYFVGKEQYAIDAIDFYEENINYLVENLENNNLKPLDRIKNFYKEKIKILEERGVEYGCFVGNLSEEVGNNNENISKRADEFHKKIESVIVKNLIIAEKENMLKKNVSAKILGDFILISWQGALLRAKVAKNILPVEEFYEVLTKELLI
- a CDS encoding DEAD/DEAH box helicase family protein — protein: MEKIEVVAAILKYKDKYFCAQRKNSGPLGKKWEFPGGKIESGEGQKEALARELFEELNLNIKIGEFFKTVEHEYETFTIIMHSYLCEIDFQKIELLEHLDSKWLNLEELPFLDWAEADIPIVEELINRNAVNKSLFNKSIESFTYNPCLVINSNTKNIKDKVIELLKSSKRVDIAVSYVVWSGLSLIYKDLEKLDSKSRILVTTEGMVSDPRSLKKLLELPLQAKIYSPTLNNKGFHLKAYFGEKPNESKIIIGSSNISARAFGLAHEMVVEINTSNNGALVEEYHKIFNDLWNDRCSQFITKTFIEKYSKMFYEKKSLDKKISEVFSLHKITPNYMQEKALSKLESYREYSNKGLIIAATGTGKTYLSAFDVKQTKAKKVLFLVHNRLILSSAYETYKKVFPNKNLLELNSLNIEKIKDSHIIFTTDKTAYNHLYKKYSKEYFDYIIYDEAHKIGEDTHYHSLIKYFNPKFTLGITATPERTKDPKFLFEIFEYTVPYEIRLLDAMNHQLVCPFTYYGLNLENKLLETNEKFNYSELGKFMKKQLIEKGYFGKKLKGIVFCSNISEAKEIANTFNNLEIKSKAITSEHSSREETEIYIKNLKDDTNPLKLLCVVNQFNEGIDLPEINVIFMIRNTTSSIIYLQQLGRGLRKTEDPHKYVTVFDIIGNSNNNYSIAEVLTGNSTADKRVLFKEANEGFQSVSQFINVIIEEKAIENIIKSISNNFKVETKLKEKFKNELYRFKIIPSLSDLYKDPNFKELNLLQLLCKNFYDPFMEYYIKKYNISKDDKFLDKFFGLITQFTFRGYDQETLKEYISLLKGNITFNRTLIETLIPKKINGKKTAINSDYFKKGNNFIDIFKYEKGLSLINEIIIELKRKNAYSLFLEHIDLFCELSKRKSYKMKPFELVNKGEFLFNKNANDCYMNAVGERIDHIQKRFYCIINISKKDTFHNNYIDNKKRIVYMTQESSSKEKAEEKITLIKNGYKLFICAKFPHLGYGNTSYFNLGDLHVDEISTVILHSTKDGHRSKFNHKIFLRLENKIPEELTQYKNNV
- a CDS encoding haloacid dehalogenase type II; translated protein: MIKAVFFDLNETLLNMDLLGKKFNKYFDNEYAMKYWFRKLLHSSVVVGSLNKYTSFSELARVELENLFYENSKEINENIKNDILGTFTDLRVYEDVIASLNVLKENKIKIIIISNSSKEMMNLQLKNSGIISLIDNYYSVDMVKKYKPFNLIYKDVINKEQLLLSEVFMIACHDWDLFGAKEIGLKTAYIKRKKEIFNPYYPKADLEDKDLYSLVKKIIKY